From Triticum urartu cultivar G1812 chromosome 2, Tu2.1, whole genome shotgun sequence, a single genomic window includes:
- the LOC125540310 gene encoding dof zinc finger protein DOF3.1-like: MAPASASLLPAAGAKRPFAAPDAAEQEQPLAQESAVTKKNGESQQQQKLECPRCSSTDTKFCYYNNYSTAQPRHYCRTCRRYWTQGGTLRKVPVGGACRRGSGSSSKRRRSSAEPHTPSSDSTPPPQPDLPDTLPQLPVFPFLTDGGPVFLPQFDLGLGGFPWTASSVTDNLYDSLAPWAACDGALAPTGAWEDFGGLELTWPPPPPPAAGN, translated from the exons ATGGCTCCAGCTTCCGCCTCGCTCCTGCCCGCCGCCGGCGCCAAGCGCCCTTTCGCCGCCCCCGACGCTGCTGAGCAAGAGCAGCCACTCGCGCAG GAGAGCGCGGTGACCAAGAAGAACGGCGAGAGCCAGCAGCAGCAGAAGCTGGAGTGCCCGCGGTGCAGCTCCACCGACACCAAGTTCTGCTACTACAACAACTACAGCACGGCGCAGCCGCGCCACTACTGCCGCACCTGCCGCCGCTACTGGACGCAAGGCGGCACGCTGCGCAAGGTCCCCGTCGGTGGCGCCTGCCGCCGCGgctccggcagcagcagcaagCGCCGCAGGTCCTCCGCCGAGCCCCACACGCCCTCCTCCGACTCGACGCCACCGCCGCAGCCAGACCTGCCGGACACGCTCCCCCAGCTCCCTGTCTTCCCGTTCCTCACCGACGGCGGCCCCGTCTTCCTGCCGCAGTTCGACCTCGGGCTCGGCGGGTTCCCGTGGACGGCATCGTCAGTCACAGACAACCTTTACGACAGTCTCGCGCCGTGGGCTGCCTGCGACGGCGCGCTCGCCCCCACCGGCGCATGGGAGGACTTCGGTGGCCTCGAGCTCACCTGGCCACCGCCACCACCCCCGGCGGCCGGCAACTGA